ATCACTGTTGTTCTATTTAGCACAATGGTAAGAGAATGTGGTTTATTTacgaaaattttgaaattcatcaACTTAAGTAAACTGAAGTAAATACACAAATGGCAATTAAGGCTAAACTAGACTCCTGCAATTAAACTAGTGTTCTggtaattgttttatttagtGTTTGGCCATATTCTTAATATACAGGTGTTCGGTTTATTGACGAAACCATTAGTGAGAGTCTTGCTGCCTTCACCAAAGCACTTACACAGAATGATCTCATCTGAACCTACAACTCCTAAATTCCTTTCAGAGGCACTTCTCCTGGAAGTGCAGGATTCAGAACTTGACCTGGATTCAGTAAGCAGAACAGGTGGGCCAAGTGTATTTCGGCCATCTAGCTTGAGGATGCTCTTAACCACTACACACCGCAGTGTTCACTACTATTGGAGAAAATTCGACGACGCATTCATGCGACCTGTTTTTGGTGGCCGCGGTTTTGTGCCATTTGTTCCTGGCTCACCCACTGAGCGCAGTGTGCATGCTGAAGAATGAGAAATGGAAAGAGGTTTGGTCTATTGGTTCAATCATTTGAGTGTTTTTTTGTAACTTAAGTGTGCTATAGATGCTGGAATCAGAATCCCTATTGGTTTtgcatcaaattaattaatatgctGTAAATAGCAAGTTTATTTGTCTAGGGGAGGTCATTCATTTTGAATGGTTAGTTCCTTCAAAGATTGTTATTGTATCACAAACTTATGTATATTGTAATTATAAGAGTGACATTTCTTTTTCGCCTCAATCCGAAAACCCTGGGTTTGTATGGAATGAGAACGTTTTGATCTTATtgacatttaaaattcttacgttgttttttatttcacttttgTAACATTTGAACGTattttacgttttatttaataaaagttaaaagagTGACATTTCTTGTGGTATCTTATTATAATcctgtttttcaatttttttttttgttagaatgATTCATTAATTCTGAAAAATGAGAGTTGTTTTAACGCAACGAAACTAAgcatgatataaaaaaaaatctctcttCTAACCTAATAGTAAAAGAGGTGGATATGTTAGGTCCTTATTCCTGAGTTTGAGCCCTTCACACGATGCTAAGTTctgattaaataaatttgtgcGCCCGCATTCTAAAAAAAGATGAAGGGACTAACGAACATGAAGTTCTTATAAGGTAAAAGAACTCTTCAAAAGTGACattttattaagttatatatttattttggtcAAACATAATTAGATTTGGTATAGAATACAATAGAAAGATGCTCTAAACAAACAATTATGCAGGTGGATATTTCAAtgagatttataataaaatataataacaagaaTTATTTTGTCacatatatgtaaataattttgaacatagtttattattattaaaaaagaaaggaaaagaaaaccctATCATACAAAAGAGGGTAACAAATTCTTAACCAACATCCAAACACCATATGGTTAGCCTACCCATCTTCCAACTACAAATATTgcattttttcataatattagGAAAAAAAACATTCCAATAACTATGctaatgtattatttaaaataactctcTAATCTATTTATAGACAATTTACAAGTAATTTTAGGTATTCTTAGGTGAGaaatatataagaaaacaaTTGTCATGCCAAAAATTGACTTTTAttggaaattatattttatcttttttaatagctaatataaataaatataatgatataattCTCTATTAACTACTTTAAAACTATAAATCTTGtttagatttaattataaactaaaataataaaattattaatataaaaataaactccCGCGACGCTTGTCGTCGTTGCCAGGTTGGcaaaattagtaatttaataATCTGTATCGCGTTCTTAAAACGCAGCGTTTCAATGAGAGCATTATAAAAGCGTTCAGCGTCCCCATTAGTTGGCCTACTCAACTCCCAttctcttctctttctttcttcaaAGCAGATCTCAAGTTTTCTTTCTCCATCTATCAATGGCGGCGGCTATTGGATCATCCATCTCCTTTACCTCTCCTTTGAATACAAATCAGGTACATCTCTTTACAGTGAACACGATGATGTGATTTTACATTGTATTCGTCATTTCTTTACTATGATTTCTTGTTTTTCACGCCGAAATGAAGTATGTGAGGGAGATCTATAGATTTAGAACATTTGAACTGAGTTATGATTCTGAATCGCGTCTTATGGATGATTCTCAAATGTGTTCTCAATTCCTTGCATGTTCTTCTTTACCTCATCTTTGAATACAAATCAGATACATCTCTTTACAGTGAATACTCGTTGTACTGATCGTAATGCGGACCACGATGATGTGATTTTATATTGTATTCGTCAttcatttgatttgatttcttgTTTTTCACGCCGAAATGAAGTGTGTGAGAGAGATCTATAGATTTAGAACATTGAACTAAGTTATGATTCTGAATCGCGTCTTATGGATGATTCTCAAATGTTTTCTTAATTCCTTGCATGTTTACAGTTCAAAGAAATTTGATCCAGTTTACATTGTATTCGTCATTCATTTGCTATGATTTCTTGTTTTTCACGCCGAAATGAAGTGTGTGAGAGAGATCTATAGATTTAGAACATTGAACTAAGTTATGATTCTGAATCGCGTCTTATGGATGATTCTCAAATGTTTTCTCAATTCCTTGCATGTTTACAAGTCAAAGAAATTTGATCCAGTTTACTTACTTGTTTTTGGTTTGAGCAGGGAGGCAGTAAGATCTCAAACATGAATTCAGTATCACTGTTTATTAATGTGAAAGCATTCCTTTGCTATGATTTATTGTTTTTCACGCTGAAATGAAGTGTGTGAGAGAGATCTATAGATTTAGAACATTGAACTAAGTCATGATTCTGAATCGCGTCTTATGGATGATTCTTAAACGTGTTCTCAATTCTTTGCATGTTTACAGTTCAAGGAAATTTGATGTGGTTTACTAACTTGTTTTTGGTTATAGCAAGGAGGCAGTAAGATCTCAAACATGAATTCAGTATCACTGTCTATTAATTTGAAAGCATTCCTTTGCTATGATTTATTGTTTTTCATGCCGAAATGAAGTCTGCGAGAGAGATCTATAGATTTAGAACATTGAACTAAGTTATGATTCTGAATCGCGTCTTATTGATGATTCTCAAATGTGTTCTTAATTCCTTGAATGTTTACAGTTCAAAGAAATTTGATCCGGTTTACTAACTTGTTTTTGGTTTGAGCAGGGAGTCAGTAAGATCTCAAACATGAATTCTGTATCACTGTCTATTAATGTGAAAGCATTCCGTTCCCTTAGTTTGCGATCAACTTCACACCGTTTCCATGTCTCTTGTGCGGTATGGATCTCGAAATTTCAATTCAGTTACAGCTTCTTATTTCTCAAGTTGAATTTGAAATACATTTGCAAAGCATAAAACCTAATAAGATTACTAACTTGTTTGATGAGCAGGCTAAGCCAGAGACAGTCGATAAAGTGTGTAAAATTGTGAGGAAGCAACTGGCTCTTTCCGATGACACTTCTGTGACAGGAGAATCAAAGTTTGTAGCCCTTGGAGCCGATTCTCTTGATACGGTATGAAATAGATCTAGATGAATTGCACATTTTCTTTTGCGTGATAATGATTTGTGAAGAACATGTTATAGGTGGAGGTTGTGATGGGAATCGAAGAGGAATTTGGGATCAGCGTGGAGGAAGAAAGTGCACAGACCATTGTCTCGGTCCAGGACGCTGCTGATCTTGTTGAGAAGCTGCTTAGCAAAGACTCAAGCCCGTCAGCCTAAAGTGTGAGTTTTATTTAGCACATCGAACATCAAATATAGGGTTGTTGTCGCCTTAATCagtttaaatttcaatttcaaacttccatctttattatatttctgCTGGTCACtttcaattcttaatttataaaccttctttaatattttgttatccTCATAATAGAATACTTATTAGTAGTAGAATAAATTCTTCgtaaacaaaatatgaaagGCATAGTATAGTCATCATGCTTCTCCAGAAACTAGAAATGGTCTTGTCGAACATTGAACTAATAGGAAATTGATGATCATTGTGATTCCAAAGCCCAGACCGGATGACATCATTATAAGATATATCAGATTGAAATGAAGCTGTTGTACAGAGAGACAAGTTAAACGACGAGTCCATTCTTTACAAAAAGAAGATAAAACGTAAAACACTTACGCTGAAGTAGAATTTTACGAAAAATTGAACAAAGAATGCAAATTCTGCAAATGCATATAGCCATGTACACTCCTTCCCTGTTGCATGATCAAAAAAGGTTTTTTAGCATGCATTGATTGAAAGAAAAAGGAGTAAATTAGTTAGAGTTAGTTACCTATAAATACAGCAAAAAGTGATGCTAAAATAGCCAATACAAAAGAAGGTGCAAGAATTATGAGTGTTTTAGCTATCCACTTCCTACAACCCTATAGAGAAAATTGTACTAATTAGatcttgtatatatatgtatattataattcaattatgaTTAACATAAGATATAACAACAACTTACAATTAGAATTATGAAGAAGAAATAGGCTATTGTATTAATCACCACAAGTATGAGAAACACCTTCCACGAGCTGAGTGGCGATGATGGTGGGGGTAGTGTCTGAGGCAATGGCGGCGGCAAACTTGTTATGGTTGAGTGGGAAACGTCTTTGGCACAAACATCGCATTTCTTGTTACCTTTAAACTTGAACCATCTAACAGCGCATTCTTCGTGTATAAATCCAACATCGCCTTTACAACTACATCCCATATTTATGGTATTTCTTTCTTCACAAACATCATAGCATATTCTGCACACTGCTTTCTCTTCATCCTCTTTAACTATGTATATTATAAACAGAGTTAGTAAAGTAAAATCtttgtttttcatttcaaataatacattaCCTTCCACATTATTATTAGTAGAGGTGGTGGTATCTCCATTGGATTGTTTTATCTGTTGAAAGAAAAAGATCATAAGTAGGAATTAATCGAATCGAGAACCGAACTTTGTGAGACATTTTATTCACCTGAGGAACCCTAATTATATGACTGGTGAATGTTTGCATCCTACAATCTAAATCCTGATATGGGTTTCCTTTGATTAGATTAGATAGAGATATTAAGACTGATAGTATCTAAAATATAGCTGATTTCCTTCATTCCAAAATACtcattaaaaaagaataaaatatatatcctTGGTTGTAGTAGAATCCATCTCCTCCTACTCCGGAGGGCTTGGGGGAGAATTTTCATGGGTAGACTTAATAAAATCTATATACATATTCtaatcttaataattaaataaccaGTCCATAAAACCATGTTagatcaaaaaagaaaaaatatattggaTTGATCTATTCAAActagttaaattaaataaacttaaaaaaagaaGCCAAAATACTCAACTCTTATCAAAATAACTcaagaaaaaacaataataattataacaaatattgaGGAGATATTGTCAAATACATCAAATAAGAAGTGTTACACTTTATATCAAAAGAATAGGAGGTTAACTTGGAgcataattttttaagtttttcaatCATAGTTAACTCCTTTATAAATCTCTTTTATGAATCAGTAAAATCTGAAAcaatataatctatattttataataatgtttagcATTATATGAATGTAAATGTGTATGAATATTGAGAAATATGTGgattcaaaacatatatattcatatacaaaaacataaatgtgttaaattaccAATTACTATTAGTTATCTTAAAAATTCCTAAATTATATGTCTTAAAAAATTTGGATGCATAAATgtgtacatattttttttactggATTTAAATCTTACACCCctacataaattaatattcttaagtcaataatttgaattttagtttGTACAAATTTGAGTgtgttatttgataaattataagatttattttggGAGGTGGccagtaaaaaattaatttccagagttttttttgggaattgttatatttttatattgctAATTTGATATGACAACAGAAGCCATttcttatattttcaaaaagatACATTTGACATAATAGGCCCAAAAGTTTACGGGGgctaaaaaaaaatggttctaatttctttatttaagttaataattttatattatatttaatataagtacTTTAGTTAGATATTAGGttaaatttagtaaattattcttaaattatttgGGTTATAACTTGCCTAACCTTTGGGCCGGCCCATggacataatatatataattaaataactagcttattttaatttattttaatttatatacatttgtaagttgagagaaataattaagaaagttacgtaaatttaaaaatttaatatttttgagttcacaataatataattttgaaaagatagTTTTATAGTAATTTTTCTTGGAAA
This genomic stretch from Impatiens glandulifera unplaced genomic scaffold, dImpGla2.1, whole genome shotgun sequence harbors:
- the LOC124917452 gene encoding acyl carrier protein 1, chloroplastic-like isoform X2, producing MAAAIGSSISFTSPLNTNQGVSKISNMNSVSLSINVKAFRSLSLRSTSHRFHVSCAAKPETVDKVCKIVRKQLALSDDTSVTGESKFVALGADSLDTVEVVMGIEEEFGISVEEESAQTIVSVQDAADLVEKLLSKDSSPSA
- the LOC124917452 gene encoding acyl carrier protein 1, chloroplastic-like isoform X1; the protein is MAAAIGSSISFTSPLNTNQGVSKISNMNSVSLSINVKAFRSLSLRSTSHRFHVSCAQAKPETVDKVCKIVRKQLALSDDTSVTGESKFVALGADSLDTVEVVMGIEEEFGISVEEESAQTIVSVQDAADLVEKLLSKDSSPSA
- the LOC124917448 gene encoding ERAD-associated E3 ubiquitin-protein ligase DOA10-like is translated as MQTFTSHIIRVPQIKQSNGDTTTSTNNNVEVKEDEEKAVCRICYDVCEERNTINMGCSCKGDVGFIHEECAVRWFKFKGNKKCDVCAKDVSHSTITSLPPPLPQTLPPPSSPLSSWKVFLILVVINTIAYFFFIILIGCRKWIAKTLIILAPSFVLAILASLFAVFIGKECTWLYAFAEFAFFVQFFVKFYFSVSVLRFIFFL